A genome region from Vicia villosa cultivar HV-30 ecotype Madison, WI unplaced genomic scaffold, Vvil1.0 ctg.000011F_1_1, whole genome shotgun sequence includes the following:
- the LOC131621844 gene encoding transcription factor bHLH130-like, whose translation MESDLHQQQQPQANSSGLTRYRSAPSSYFNNIIDKEFYEHVFNRPSSPETERVFSRFMNSLGSEEDLLAQKIAVESTVKEEEIVNVNINQHHQQQEQEQEREQEHMVQHNYEHSHGFYQTSVMPPLPNQNVVSGLDGGFSMGVNRLQQMKSHGGNNSNLIRHSSSPAGLFSQINIENGYVSMRGMGNLGAVNSSMKDAKFSSGRSLKNSANYSSGIMSTIAEVGDKCNEENNQESEVFGESHHGSDYIADYQVDTWDDTEMMSENVGGLKRFRDSDSKQQFSAGFNAAAVQNETGGGHSSSPLAHQLSMPNTSSEMAAIEKFLHFSDSVPMKIRAKRGCATHPRSIAERVRRTKISERMRKLQDLVPNMDKQTNTADMLDLAVDYIKDLQKQAQKLQDCQAKCTCSHKKQQ comes from the exons ATGGAGTCAGATCTTCATCAGCAGCAACAACCACAGGCCAATTCTTCAGGTTTAACTCGTTACCGATCAGCACCAAGTTCAtatttcaacaacatcattgacaaaGAATTCTACGAGCATGTTTTCAACCGACCTTCAAGTCCAGAAACAGAGCGAGTTTTTTCAAGGTTTATGAACAGTTTGGGTTCAGAAGAAGATTTACTCGCTCAGAAAATTGCCGTTGAATCGACAGTAAAAGAAGAGGAGATTGTTAATGTTAACATTAACCAACatcaccaacaacaagaacaggaaCAGGAACGAGAACAAGAACACATGGTTCAACATAATTATGAACACTCTCATGGTTTTTATCAAACCTCAGTGATGCCACCTTTGCCAAACCAGAATGTTGTTTCTGGTTTGGATGGAGGTTTTTCAATGGGAGTTAATAGGTTACAGCAGATGAAGAGTCATGGTGGGAATAATTCTAATCTTATTAGACATAGTAGTTCACCAGCTggattattttctcaaatcaaCATTGAAAATG GGTATGTTAGTATGAGAGGAATGGGAAATTTAGGAGCTGTTAATAGTTCTATGAAAGATGCAAAATTTTCTAGTGGAAGGAGTTTGAAGAATTCAGCAAACTATTCATCTGGGATAATGTCAACAATAGCTGAAGTTGGGGACAAATGCAATGAAGAAAATAATCAAGAAAGTGAAGTTTTTGGTGAAAGTCATCATGGCAGCGATTATATCGCGGATTATCAGGTTGATACTTGGGATGATACTGAAATGATGTCTGAAAATGTTGGTGGTTTGAAAAGATTTAGAGATAGTGATTCAAAACAACAATTTTCTGCTGGTTTTAATGCAGCTGCAGTTCAG AATGAAACAGGAGGAGGACATTCGTCTTCTCCATTGGCTCATCAGTTGAGTATGCCAAATACTTCATCTGAAATGGCAGCTATTGAGAAGTTTCTGCATTTCTCAGATTCTGTTCCGATGAAAAttcgcgctaagcgaggttgtgCTACTCATCCAAGAAGCATAGCAGAAAGG GTTAGAAGGACTAAAATTAGCGAACGTATGAGGAAGCTACAAGATCTCGTCCCAAACATGGATAAG CAAACAAATACAGCAGATATGTTAGACTTGGCTGTGGATTACATCAAAGACCTTCAAAAGCAAGCTCAG AAGCTTCAAGATTGTCAAGCAAAGTGTACTTGTTCACACAAGAAGCAACAATAA